The Myxococcota bacterium genome has a segment encoding these proteins:
- a CDS encoding globin, translating into MSGVALAAADAATAETLGEVLAAIGEQEEAFAERFYEIFLAACPDASKLFGAFAFAEQEAMFREVLRSLLAWVEGEDWLAGNLEALGRSHLEYGVEPAMFDAFVDAAVACARERLPELLDDAHAAALEAGARAITAPMREAVAAG; encoded by the coding sequence ATGAGCGGCGTCGCGCTCGCAGCGGCCGACGCGGCGACGGCCGAGACGCTCGGCGAGGTGCTCGCCGCCATCGGCGAGCAGGAGGAGGCGTTCGCCGAGCGCTTCTACGAGATCTTCCTCGCCGCGTGCCCGGACGCTTCGAAGCTCTTCGGCGCCTTCGCGTTCGCCGAGCAGGAGGCGATGTTCCGCGAGGTGCTGCGCTCGCTGCTCGCGTGGGTCGAGGGCGAGGACTGGCTCGCCGGCAACCTCGAAGCGCTCGGGCGGAGCCACCTCGAGTACGGCGTCGAGCCCGCGATGTTCGACGCCTTCGTCGACGCGGCCGTCGCGTGCGCGCGCGAGCGCCTGCCCGAGCTCCTCGACGACGCCCACGCCGCGGCGCTCGAGGCCGGCGCGCGCGCCATCACGGCGCCGATGCGCGAGGCGGTGGCGGCGGGCTAG